In Helicobacter mastomyrinus, a single genomic region encodes these proteins:
- a CDS encoding class I SAM-dependent methyltransferase, with the protein MKDMKVTQWNESYARGENAIFYPHEEVVRFLNRFIRKRIDSHRFSDVIYRGDFYRSGIGITQGDKLIEAVGGGDNALYPIKALDFGCGIGRQSMLMSEFGIETCGIDISEYAISQAKHLAQNANLDIDFRVYDGEHIPFKHNTFDFTISYGVLDSLPFDLAQNLVSQIAYVSKTYFFCSLIGEDSTSGFSNIQESTFTDEIEVQESHEKGTIQSFFDYPKIQRLFKKSTFEIIWGEKKSSVNLIDGSIQSRYYIVCKKAEYEQ; encoded by the coding sequence ATGAAAGATATGAAAGTTACACAATGGAATGAAAGCTACGCACGAGGAGAAAATGCGATTTTTTACCCACACGAAGAGGTAGTGCGCTTTCTCAATCGCTTTATACGCAAGAGAATAGATTCTCATCGCTTTAGCGATGTGATATATCGTGGAGATTTTTACCGCTCTGGCATTGGTATTACGCAAGGTGATAAGCTTATAGAAGCTGTGGGGGGGGGGGATAATGCACTTTATCCTATCAAAGCACTTGATTTTGGCTGTGGTATTGGGAGGCAGAGTATGTTAATGAGTGAATTTGGGATAGAAACCTGTGGTATTGATATTAGTGAATATGCTATCTCTCAAGCTAAACACTTAGCACAAAATGCAAATTTAGATATTGATTTTAGAGTGTATGACGGAGAGCATATACCTTTTAAACATAATACTTTTGACTTTACTATAAGCTATGGGGTGCTAGATTCCCTCCCTTTTGATTTAGCACAAAATTTAGTAAGTCAAATTGCCTATGTGAGTAAAACCTACTTTTTTTGCTCGCTCATTGGGGAAGATTCTACAAGTGGCTTTAGCAATATACAAGAATCTACCTTTACTGATGAAATAGAAGTGCAAGAATCCCACGAAAAAGGCACTATACAAAGCTTTTTTGATTATCCCAAAATACAAAGATTATTTAAAAAAAGCACTTTTGAAATCATTTGGGGTGAAAAGAAATCATCAGTAAATCTTATCGATGGCAGTATTCAAAGCCGCTATTACATCGTATGTAAAAAGGCAGAATATGAGCAATAA
- a CDS encoding DegT/DnrJ/EryC1/StrS family aminotransferase, whose translation MKKYFSACPYFTQRQIHHILKETRSMLRGDSKLSMGEAVVRFENEFAAYCKANNAIATNSCTSALDVVFKALELKHNDEVIVPTQTFFANASSVLANNIRLRLVDVDKDFMLSAHTIESAITPQTKAIVIVHFAGLISPDIFAIATLCKQRHITLIEDCSHAHGAIAIDSKGKSHKAGSIGDIAVFSFYSTKILTCGEGGIIVCKNKDFAFTCRSLANRGLKPYEEQEQFITLGSNYRLPEFNAIMGLSGLAALESQLAYRQKLSLAYKQYLHTFIKNKTISPQAIPSGFRHSFWRFIIFLHKHSPDNIIKYLKSYHIYADAPYKPLLHKQPLLANHPLVSYVPSTQPTIENHISLPIHMGIKLKDVRFITSKLKEAFNE comes from the coding sequence ATGAAAAAATATTTTAGCGCGTGTCCATACTTTACCCAAAGACAAATTCATCATATTCTTAAAGAGACACGCTCTATGCTTAGAGGGGATTCTAAACTTTCTATGGGAGAGGCTGTAGTGCGCTTTGAAAATGAATTTGCCGCATATTGCAAGGCAAATAATGCCATTGCTACAAATTCCTGCACAAGCGCATTAGATGTCGTCTTTAAGGCATTAGAGCTAAAACATAATGATGAAGTTATCGTGCCAACACAGACATTTTTTGCCAATGCAAGCAGTGTGTTGGCAAATAACATTAGACTTAGACTAGTCGATGTAGATAAAGACTTTATGCTAAGCGCACACACCATAGAATCCGCCATCACCCCACAGACTAAAGCCATAGTTATCGTGCATTTTGCCGGGCTTATTAGCCCTGATATTTTTGCCATTGCCACATTATGCAAGCAAAGGCATATTACACTTATTGAAGACTGCTCCCACGCACACGGCGCAATCGCCATAGATTCTAAAGGCAAATCACACAAGGCAGGGAGCATTGGTGATATCGCTGTGTTTAGCTTTTATAGCACCAAGATTCTTACCTGTGGCGAGGGAGGAATAATAGTGTGCAAAAACAAAGATTTTGCCTTTACTTGTCGCTCATTAGCTAATCGCGGATTAAAACCCTATGAGGAACAAGAGCAGTTTATCACACTTGGTAGTAATTATAGATTGCCTGAATTTAACGCTATTATGGGGCTTAGCGGATTAGCAGCTTTAGAATCTCAACTTGCCTATCGTCAAAAACTTAGCCTTGCATACAAACAATATCTGCATACTTTTATCAAAAATAAAACTATCAGCCCACAGGCAATTCCATCGGGCTTTAGGCATAGTTTTTGGCGTTTTATTATTTTCCTCCATAAGCATAGCCCAGATAATATCATCAAATATCTTAAATCCTATCATATTTATGCAGACGCACCCTATAAACCACTTTTGCATAAACAGCCACTTTTAGCAAATCACCCTTTAGTATCTTATGTCCCCTCTACTCAACCCACCATAGAAAATCATATATCACTCCCCATACATATGGGTATTAAGCTTAAAGATGTGCGCTTTATCACTTCAAAACTCAAGGAGGCATTCAATGAATAA
- a CDS encoding NAD-dependent epimerase/dehydratase family protein, translating into MQYILVTGASGFVGSSLCEALLTQGYKVLGIGRKNPYNANLSPKERGFLSADTLAHKNFKYEQLELKNLDKDSLKNYEFSLAFHLASMVEYASLEYTEYTEYTINATINLIDFTITRHIPKIIFSSTASVFAQPDSKQNYIITERSPISPMSYYSLAKYTCEKLLEIATFKSNQLQAITLRFPALFGVNHLGGVVYEFAKNAWQNKDIVLFNNGQVLRNILYINDAIKALISAAQAQNLQQYEAFVIGSKDSQNTAFIAQQLIESLHSRSKLILSPKPSPNPFNAILDTTKAQQLLHFTPPSIQAGLESYAKDIILQGGIL; encoded by the coding sequence ATGCAATACATCTTAGTAACAGGAGCAAGCGGCTTTGTTGGCTCAAGCCTTTGTGAAGCCCTCTTAACTCAAGGCTATAAGGTGCTAGGTATAGGGAGGAAAAATCCCTATAATGCGAATTTAAGCCCCAAAGAAAGAGGTTTCTTAAGTGCCGATACACTCGCTCATAAAAACTTCAAATATGAGCAACTAGAACTAAAGAATCTTGATAAAGATTCACTAAAAAATTATGAGTTTTCTCTTGCCTTTCATCTCGCTTCTATGGTAGAATACGCTAGTCTTGAATATACTGAATATACTGAATATACGATTAACGCTACAATTAACCTTATTGATTTTACCATCACTCGCCATATTCCAAAAATCATTTTTTCATCAACCGCCTCAGTATTTGCACAGCCAGATTCTAAACAGAATTATATTATTACAGAACGCTCCCCTATCTCTCCTATGAGTTATTACTCACTTGCCAAATATACTTGTGAAAAACTCTTAGAAATCGCTACATTTAAATCAAATCAGCTTCAAGCCATTACATTGCGCTTTCCTGCTCTTTTTGGGGTCAATCACCTTGGTGGTGTCGTCTATGAGTTTGCTAAAAATGCGTGGCAAAATAAAGATATTGTGCTTTTCAATAATGGTCAAGTTTTACGCAATATTTTATATATTAATGACGCTATCAAGGCTCTTATATCCGCAGCACAAGCTCAAAATCTACAACAATATGAAGCATTTGTGATAGGGAGTAAAGATTCTCAAAATACAGCCTTTATAGCACAACAACTTATAGAATCCCTTCATTCACGCTCTAAGCTTATCCTAAGCCCCAAGCCATCGCCAAATCCCTTTAATGCAATCCTTGATACTACCAAAGCACAGCAGCTACTCCACTTCACTCCCCCTAGCATACAGGCGGGATTAGAATCTTATGCAAAAGACATCATATTACAAGGAGGTATACTATGA
- a CDS encoding ATP-grasp domain-containing protein: MNKLRIFITTIGGLTSPDCLLALRNNGEREVFLYGSDSFSGACGRKFVDIFEQSPDSAKDTKGFIDFMLSMVKKYQIDVIIPCGNDDNLALSQYKKHFDIPIMVGEYEDLVIAYDKLAVYENLKKELPQYAPKYHLVSTFEDFLKAIFSLGYPHKKCVIKPRLGRGGRGVYILSDSLLQKEVFSIKPANEMPLSFFESILKDKRSFDDLIIMEYLQEPFVSAYSLCQKGKNIITMEHIREWGNASQTYRGYVRYNESLEELCSHIIQTFSLDYTNNMELAHNENASLVLFDLNPRLGASSGVDTYFGLNFPYLALKLALGENIHIDKNLYKDKQYRFYRYFTQWWENML, from the coding sequence ATGAATAAACTAAGAATTTTCATTACCACCATAGGGGGATTAACCAGCCCTGATTGTCTATTAGCTCTAAGAAACAATGGTGAAAGAGAAGTATTTTTATACGGAAGCGATAGCTTTAGCGGAGCTTGTGGAAGAAAGTTTGTAGATATATTTGAGCAATCTCCAGATAGCGCAAAAGATACAAAAGGATTTATTGATTTTATGCTAAGTATGGTTAAAAAATATCAAATTGATGTCATTATACCCTGTGGCAATGATGATAATCTCGCACTTTCTCAATACAAAAAGCATTTTGATATTCCTATTATGGTAGGAGAATATGAGGATTTAGTTATTGCTTATGATAAGCTTGCCGTATATGAGAATCTCAAAAAAGAGCTTCCACAATATGCACCTAAATATCATCTTGTATCTACTTTTGAAGACTTCTTGAAGGCTATTTTTTCACTCGGCTATCCGCATAAAAAATGTGTTATCAAACCACGATTAGGGAGAGGTGGCAGGGGCGTATATATCTTAAGTGATTCATTACTTCAAAAAGAGGTTTTTAGCATTAAGCCAGCCAATGAAATGCCTCTGAGCTTTTTTGAATCTATCTTAAAAGATAAAAGATCTTTTGATGACCTTATCATTATGGAATATTTACAAGAACCCTTTGTTTCGGCTTATTCACTTTGTCAAAAAGGTAAGAATATCATTACAATGGAGCATATACGTGAATGGGGTAATGCCTCTCAAACATATCGTGGCTATGTCCGCTATAATGAGTCTCTAGAAGAGCTTTGTTCTCATATCATTCAAACTTTTTCATTAGATTACACAAATAATATGGAACTAGCGCATAATGAAAACGCCTCTCTTGTGCTTTTTGATTTAAATCCAAGACTAGGTGCTAGTAGCGGGGTAGATACATACTTTGGGCTAAATTTTCCCTACCTTGCTTTAAAACTTGCATTAGGTGAAAACATACATATAG
- a CDS encoding ATP-grasp domain-containing protein: MDFLTGGGDNDEDSLSFITQEHIIGEEYTIDCLFNAQGEAIYIIPRRRIGVQGGKSTKGEVCDVKCLESHIQYIASHIHFIGAINIQAFITKENKPILIEVNPRLGGGSALSFAASENWVEAMIEMFVYHRTITPKPIRYGLKMARSYKEIYF; this comes from the coding sequence ATAGATTTTTTAACGGGGGGGGGGGATAATGATGAAGATTCTCTCTCATTTATCACACAAGAGCATATCATTGGTGAAGAATACACTATCGATTGCCTCTTTAATGCACAAGGTGAAGCCATATATATCATTCCTCGTCGCCGTATTGGTGTGCAAGGAGGTAAATCCACTAAAGGCGAGGTGTGTGATGTCAAGTGCTTAGAATCTCACATTCAATACATAGCCTCACATATCCATTTTATAGGGGCTATCAATATACAAGCATTTATTACCAAGGAAAATAAACCCATACTTATCGAGGTTAATCCCCGATTAGGTGGTGGTTCAGCCCTAAGCTTTGCAGCAAGTGAAAATTGGGTGGAGGCGATGATAGAAATGTTTGTCTATCATCGCACCATTACACCAAAACCTATTCGATATGGGCTAAAAATGGCAAGGAGCTATAAAGAAATCTACTTCTAA